A window of Vigna radiata var. radiata cultivar VC1973A unplaced genomic scaffold, Vradiata_ver6 scaffold_187, whole genome shotgun sequence contains these coding sequences:
- the LOC106778807 gene encoding protein EXORDIUM-like 2, protein MPLLNPFSFLLFFILSTCCVLNLSNATSRAPNRMLALVQNQPLVLKYHKGTLLKGNITLHLLWYGTFTSTQRSILIDFVQSLASTSSSPTPSSVSSWWRTTESYRGGSCTLVVGSQTLDGNYSLGKSLNTDKLLALASKANYEPHVVHVIMTSADVAVEDFCMNQCGTHGWGKRNDGERVAYAWVGNPITQCPGQCAWPFHQPIYGPQTPPLAAPNVDVGVDGMVINLATVLAGLVTNPFEDGYYQGPPSAPLEAVSACTGIFGKGAYPGYPGNVLVDKTTGASYNAVGVRGRKFLLPAMWDPLSSSCKTMV, encoded by the coding sequence ATGCCTCTTCTCAACCCATTTTcctttctcctcttcttcatcctctcAACATGCTGCGTTCTAAACCTTTCCAATGCCACTTCTCGTGCCCCTAACCGCATGTTAGCTTTGGTTCAGAACCAGCCACTTGTGTTAAAGTACCACAAAGGTACCCTCCTCAAGGGTAACATCACCCTCCATTTACTCTGGTACGGTACCTTCACCTCCACCCAACGCTCCATACTCATCGACTTTGTCCAATCGCTAGCCTCCACCTCATCGTCTCCTACCCCTTCTTCCGTCTCTTCGTGGTGGCGAACCACCGAGAGCTACAGGGGAGGTTCCTGCACCCTCGTCGTGGGGAGCCAAACCCTCGACGGTAACTACTCCCTCGGCAAGTCACTGAACACGGACAAACTCCTCGCGTTGGCGTCGAAGGCCAACTACGAGCCTCACGTGGTGCACGTGATCATGACATCCGCTGACGTGGCGGTGGAGGACTTCTGCATGAACCAGTGTGGGACCCACGGGTGGGGGAAGAGGAATGACGGCGAGAGGGTGGCGTACGCCTGGGTGGGGAACCCAATCACGCAATGTCCAGGGCAGTGCGCGTGGCCCTTCCACCAACCCATTTACGGTCCCCAAACGCCGCCGTTAGCGGCGCCCAACGTAGACGTTGGCGTTGACGGCATGGTGATAAATTTGGCCACGGTTCTCGCGGGGTTGGTGACGAACCCGTTCGAGGATGGGTACTACCAGGGGCCCCCGAGCGCGCCGCTGGAGGCGGTGTCGGCGTGCACCGGAATCTTTGGGAAGGGGGCGTATCCGGGCTACCCCGGGAACGTTCTGGTGGACAAGACGACGGGGGCTAGCTACAACGCCGTGGGGGTGCGCGGGCGGAAGTTTTTGCTGCCGGCGATGTGGGACCCCCTCAGCTCCAGCTGCAAGACGATGGTGTGA